One Triticum dicoccoides isolate Atlit2015 ecotype Zavitan chromosome 5B, WEW_v2.0, whole genome shotgun sequence genomic window carries:
- the LOC119305235 gene encoding probable carboxylesterase 13, whose translation MTEACCKTAIVHTLRFRSSETRPRATAAMDPDTEVDFDFSPFLIRYKSGRVHRLMGASRVDAGTEAATGVTCKDVVIDADAGLAARLYLPKDVPRSEKLPVLVYFHGGAFAVHSAFSGTHYRFLNALVAAAGVVAVSVDYRLAPEHPLPAAYDDAWAALSWALASCGPAGREPWLAEHGDSARVFVAGDSAGANIAHNMATRAGSSENGLPASAEIEGLVLLHPYFRGKDLVPSEGADPRFLQRVERSWGFVCAGRYGTDHPFINPLAMPAEEWAALGCRRALVTVAELDTMRDRGRMYVEALRGSAWTGEEAVLYQTDGEGHVYFLEKSGWGDKAEREMGAVVSFIRRS comes from the coding sequence ATGACCGAGGCGTGCTGCAAAACTGCAATCGTGCACACACTTCGCTTCCGCTCGTCGGAAACTCGACCGCGCGCGACTGCGGCCATGGATCCGGACACCGAGGTCGACTTCGACTTCTCGCCGTTCCTCATCCGCTACAAGAGCGGCCGCGTCCACCGTCTCATGGGCGCGTCGAGAGTCGACGCCGGCACGGAAGCCGCCACAGGCGTCACCTGCAAGGACGTCGTCATCGACGCCGATGCCGGCCTGGCCGCGCGGCTGTACCTGCCGAAGGACGTGCCCCGGTCCGAGAAGCTCCCCGTCCTCGTCTACTTCCACGGGGGCGCCTTCGCCGTCCACTCGGCCTTCTCCGGCACGCACTACCGCTTCCTCAACGCCCTCGTGGCCGCGGCCGGCGTCGTCGCCGTCTCCGTTGACTACCGCCTCGCGCCAGAACACCCGCTCCCGGCCGCCTACGACGACGCGTGGGCCGCGCTCAGCTGGGCCCTGGCGAGCTGCGGCCCCGCCGGGCGGGAGCCGTGGCTGGCCGAGCACGGCGACTCCGCGCGCGTCTTCGTCGCGGGCGACAGCGCCGGCGCCAACATCGCACACAACATGGCAACAAGGGCCGGCAGCAGCGAGAACGGGCTGCCGGCGAGCGCGGAGATCGAGGGGCTGGTGCTCCTGCACCCGTACTTCCGCGGCAAGGATCTGGTGCCGTCGGAGGGGGCGGACCCCAGGTTCCTGCAGAGGGTGGAGAGGTCGTGGGGCTTCGTGTGCGCGGGGAGGTACGGGACCGACCACCCGTTCATCAACCCGCTGGCGATGCCGGCGGAGGAGTGGGCGGCGCTCGGCTGCCGGCGAGCACTTGTCACTGTGGCGGAGCTGGACACGATGCGGGACAGGGGCCGGATGTACGTGGAGGCGCTGAGGGGGAGCGCGTGGACAGGGGAGGAGGCGGTGCTGTACCAGACCGACGGCGAGGGGCACGTCTACTTCCTGGAGAAGTCCGGCTGGGGCGACAAGGCGGAGAGGGAGATGGGCGCCGTCGTCTCGTTCATCAGGCGGAGCTAA